The Tardiphaga alba genome includes a window with the following:
- a CDS encoding pyridoxal phosphate-dependent aminotransferase: protein MSFLSTALDRVKPSATIAVTDKARALKAAGRNVIGLGSGEPDFDTPANIKLAAIHAIEAGKTKYTAVDGIPELKDAIIAKFQRENGLTYKPNQIIVGTGGKQVLYNALMATLNPGDEVIIPAPYWVSYPEMVALAGGTPVSVTCTAEFGFKLQAAALEAAITPKTKWIILCSPSNPTGAAYKKAELKALTDVLVKHPHVWVMTDDMYEHLVYDDFEFTTPAQIEPSLFDRTLTVNGVSKAYCMTGWRIGYAGGPANLIKAMSTIQSQSTSNPSSIAQWAAVEALNGPQDFIPKNNAVFKERRDLVVAMLNQASGIECPRPEGAFYVYPSCAGTIGKTAPSGKVIANDEDFVTELLETEGVAVVQGSAFGLGPAFRISYATKTSDLEDACKRIQRFCGNLR, encoded by the coding sequence ATGTCGTTTTTGTCTACCGCTCTCGACCGCGTGAAGCCGTCCGCAACGATTGCGGTTACGGATAAAGCGCGTGCGCTGAAAGCGGCTGGTCGCAACGTCATCGGCCTTGGTTCGGGCGAGCCCGATTTCGACACCCCGGCAAACATCAAGCTGGCTGCCATACACGCCATCGAGGCGGGCAAGACCAAGTACACCGCCGTGGACGGCATTCCCGAGCTGAAGGATGCGATCATCGCGAAGTTTCAGCGCGAGAACGGTCTGACCTACAAGCCGAACCAGATCATCGTCGGCACCGGCGGCAAGCAGGTGCTGTACAACGCGCTGATGGCGACGCTGAACCCCGGCGACGAAGTTATCATCCCGGCGCCGTATTGGGTGAGCTATCCGGAAATGGTCGCGCTCGCCGGCGGCACGCCGGTGTCGGTGACCTGCACCGCGGAATTCGGCTTCAAGCTGCAGGCTGCGGCACTGGAAGCGGCGATCACGCCGAAGACCAAGTGGATCATCCTGTGCTCGCCGTCGAACCCGACCGGCGCAGCCTACAAGAAGGCCGAGCTGAAGGCGCTCACTGATGTCCTCGTCAAGCATCCGCATGTGTGGGTGATGACCGACGATATGTATGAGCATCTCGTCTATGACGACTTCGAATTCACGACGCCCGCGCAGATCGAGCCGTCGCTGTTCGATCGTACGCTGACCGTGAACGGCGTGTCGAAAGCCTACTGCATGACCGGCTGGCGCATCGGCTACGCCGGCGGCCCGGCGAACCTGATCAAGGCGATGTCCACCATCCAGTCGCAGTCGACCTCGAACCCGTCGTCGATTGCGCAGTGGGCAGCCGTCGAAGCTCTGAACGGTCCGCAGGACTTCATCCCGAAGAACAATGCCGTGTTCAAGGAGCGCCGCGATCTCGTGGTGGCAATGCTGAACCAGGCATCGGGTATCGAGTGTCCGCGTCCGGAAGGCGCGTTCTACGTGTATCCGTCCTGCGCCGGCACCATCGGCAAGACTGCGCCTTCGGGCAAGGTCATTGCCAATGACGAAGACTTCGTCACAGAACTGTTGGAAACTGAAGGCGTTGCGGTGGTGCAAGGATCGGCTTTCGGCCTCGGTCCGGCATTCCGTATCTCCTACGCGACCAAGACCTCAGATCTGGAAGATGCCTGCAAGCGCATCCAGCGCTTCTGCGGAAATCTTCGGTAA